From one Humulus lupulus chromosome 8, drHumLupu1.1, whole genome shotgun sequence genomic stretch:
- the LOC133796810 gene encoding uncharacterized protein LOC133796810 → MASAACVNNIGVSADNFLDCPPSYGWLSPRISFSRELPDDDPLGLSSAGVEKPSDPSLTLDPESSVADFEFRLHDPVAMLPADKLFSDGKLVPLHLASVKPSCVDEMTSTVGIQSPETGKFCRRNDISATDPYLFSPKAPRCSSRWRELLGLKRLYNTNPKAESQKTTSSSLSSSAPKSFKNFLHRSSKSSSSSSCSSNSLETSLSLPLLKDSDCDSVSMSSRLSLSSSSSGHEHDDLPRHSLDSDKPNTNPISIHRNPNNPPRMRMVKPRPASVSSESLNQRPLIDHPTAATRVGRSPLRKSTGGESNGVGSSRGVSVDSPRMNSSGKIVFQSLERSSSSPSSFNGGPRFKHRGMERSYSANVRVTPVLNVPVCSLRGSSKSVSVFGFGQLFSSPQKRSEGNINGGGGSSKTHSHGYGSHSYSHGHGYGQSRNRSERT, encoded by the coding sequence ATGGCCTCGGCCGCTTGCGTCAACAACATCGGAGTTTCGGCCGATAATTTTCTCGACTGTCCGCCTTCCTATGGATGGCTCAGTCCTCGTATTTCTTTCAGTCGTGAGCTTCCCGATGACGATCCCTTGGGTCTTTCCAGTGCTGGTGTGGAGAAGCCGTCGGATCCGTCGTTGACCCTAGATCCGGAGTCGTCCGTGGCTGATTTCGAGTTTAGGCTTCACGATCCGGTTGCCATGCTTCCCGCTGATAAGCTTTTCTCCGACGGGAAGCTCGTTCCTCTGCACCTTGCTTCGGTTAAACCGTCGTGTGTTGACGAGATGACTTCGACGGTGGGGATTCAGTCGCCGGAGACGGGGAAGTTTTGCCGGAGAAATGATATTTCTGCTACTGATCCGTACTTGTTTTCCCCCAAGGCGCCGAGATGCTCCAGTCGGTGGAGGGAGCTTCTAGGGTTGAAGAGACTCTATAATACTAACCCTAAGGCGGAGAGTCAGAAAACTACGTCGTCTTCACTTAGCTCAAGTGCTCCTAAATCATTCAAGAATTTCCTACACCGTAGTTCGAAGTCTTCATCTTCGTCGTCTTGTTCGTCCAACTCCTTGGAAACTTCTTTGTCTTTGCCGTTGTTGAAGGACTCAGATTGCGATTCCGTTTCCATGTCGTCACGGCTCTCGCTCTCGTCATCGTCTTCGGGCCACGAGCACGATGATCTTCCTAGACACTCGCTCGACTCAGACAAGCCAAACACGAACCCGATTTCGATTCACCGGAATCCAAACAACCCTCCGAGAATGCGAATGGTCAAACCTAGACCGGCCTCGGTCTCGTCGGAAAGCCTCAATCAAAGACCGTTGATAGACCATCCAACAGCAGCTACGCGAGTGGGACGGAGCCCATTGCGTAAGTCGACGGGGGGTGAATCGAATGGGGTAGGAAGCAGTAGAGGAGTCTCAGTGGACAGTCCGAGAATGAACTCATCTGGTAAGATTGTGTTTCAGAGCTTGGAGAGAAGCTCAAGCAGCCCGAGCAGCTTCAACGGCGGTCCCAGATTCAAACACCGAGGAATGGAGCGCTCGTACTCAGCCAACGTAAGAGTGACACCGGTTCTAAACGTCCCGGTTTGTTCTCTTAGAGGGTCTTCTAAGTCGGTCTCAGTTTTCGGATTCGGCCAGCTCTTTTCGTCTCCCCAGAAGAGATCAGAAGGAAATATTAACGGCGGGGGAGGAAGCAGCAAAACCCACAGTCACGGTTACGGTAGTCACAGCTACAGTCACGGTCACGGGTACGGCCAGAGTCGGAACAGGTCCGAAAGAACCTGA